From Shewanella psychrophila, a single genomic window includes:
- a CDS encoding M28 family peptidase: protein MDPTPHRLNGLTSTRLRFQQSVMLATVLFTSLIISGCTHSSSSYASCKTQLALEWADTEQLHADIAKLTSPKFEGRKTGTSGAELTRQYIDLRYREIGLTPWKGKYSAPFTYQYSFGERRGINMIGVIYAPEPTDKWRVILAHYDHLGMKGNKIHPGADDNASGVAALLQVASQIAKHNKIGYAGLPDSSQSPVNTLFVATDAEEPGLFGGYALVEQLKELGTIPQIEQIELAINMDMVGRPGRPYVIYLEGRRGFTHFNDIKRTLTTATGLCIKANHPSPLGRSVLKVDWLRASDHYPLHKAGVPWLYFGVPPHKDYHGSGDTVEKIDLKFLAAVSESVYQLLIIDSLTLK from the coding sequence ATGGATCCAACTCCTCATCGACTTAATGGGTTAACGAGTACCAGACTGAGATTTCAGCAATCAGTTATGCTGGCCACTGTGTTATTCACTAGCCTGATAATCTCCGGCTGTACTCACTCAAGTTCCTCCTATGCCTCTTGCAAAACTCAACTTGCTCTTGAATGGGCCGACACAGAACAGCTTCATGCCGATATAGCTAAGCTTACTTCTCCGAAATTTGAAGGAAGAAAAACCGGCACCTCAGGGGCAGAGTTAACTAGACAATATATTGACCTAAGATATCGTGAGATAGGACTCACCCCCTGGAAAGGTAAATATTCGGCGCCATTTACATACCAATATAGTTTCGGTGAGCGCCGAGGAATCAATATGATCGGCGTCATCTACGCCCCTGAGCCCACAGATAAATGGCGAGTCATTCTCGCCCATTACGATCATTTAGGTATGAAAGGAAATAAAATCCACCCTGGAGCCGACGATAACGCCTCCGGAGTTGCCGCTCTTTTACAAGTAGCCAGCCAAATCGCTAAACACAACAAAATCGGTTACGCCGGCCTCCCTGACTCATCGCAAAGTCCGGTCAACACCTTGTTTGTCGCAACCGATGCCGAAGAACCCGGCCTCTTTGGTGGTTATGCCTTAGTCGAACAACTCAAAGAGCTCGGGACCATCCCACAAATAGAACAGATAGAATTAGCCATCAACATGGACATGGTTGGCCGCCCCGGTCGCCCTTATGTTATCTACCTCGAAGGCAGGCGAGGCTTTACCCATTTTAATGATATAAAAAGAACACTAACCACCGCCACAGGTCTATGCATCAAGGCAAACCACCCTAGTCCCTTAGGAAGAAGTGTCCTGAAAGTAGACTGGTTGAGAGCATCTGATCACTACCCTCTACACAAAGCCGGAGTTCCTTGGCTCTATTTTGGAGTCCCGCCTCACAAGGATTATCATGGGAGCGGCGATACAGTAGAGAAAATAGATCTTAAATTTCTGGCGGCTGTAAGCGAATCGGTCTATCAACTGCTGATTATTGACAGTTTAACGTTGAAATAA
- a CDS encoding DEAD/DEAH box helicase yields the protein MSSNEQTFRELGLSEPLLRALDDLGYEKPTPIQAASIDPLMAGKDILGQAQTGTGKTGAFALPLLNSIDPSVHAPQILVLAPTRELAVQVAEAFASYAKFMKGLHVLPIYGGQSMHQQLNALRRGPQIIVGTPGRVMDHMRRGTLKLDSLKAMVLDEADEMLKMGFIDDIEWILEHTPKQRQLALFSATMPEQIKRVANKYLTEPVHVKIAATTTTVETIEQRFVQVSQHNKLEALVRVLEVEKTEGIIIFVRTRNSCVELAEKLEARGYASSPLHGDMNQQARERAVDQLKRGKLDIIIATDVAARGLDVERIGHVVNYDIPYDTEAYVHRIGRTGRAGRTGMAILFVTHREMRMLRTIERATKSRISPMDVPSPETVTERRLSRLGEQVAEVIAKDSLDFMKGAVAKLCQELEVDTDVLAAALLQQVQKDRPLQLPSIHERQRDSRDDRNSRDRNDRGDRPARGERSERPRRDSRPTPSNLGTADSLKDNPDVKMCRYIIDVGRDNGVGVGNIVGAVANEANIDSRYIGQIQLFDQITAIDLPAGMPADVLQHLRKVRVCGRPLNIRESEGAELPSGGDSRPARRPRKASSDRRPSGDRKPHRKGGAPKES from the coding sequence ATGTCATCCAATGAACAAACTTTCCGCGAACTCGGCCTTTCCGAGCCTCTTTTGCGTGCTCTTGACGACCTTGGCTATGAGAAGCCAACACCGATTCAAGCCGCAAGTATCGACCCTCTTATGGCCGGTAAAGACATACTAGGTCAGGCGCAGACTGGTACAGGTAAAACCGGTGCTTTCGCACTGCCACTACTGAACAGCATAGACCCATCGGTTCATGCTCCTCAGATTTTAGTCTTAGCACCGACTCGTGAACTTGCAGTACAAGTTGCTGAAGCATTCGCCAGCTACGCTAAGTTCATGAAAGGCTTACATGTACTACCAATTTACGGTGGTCAGAGCATGCATCAACAGCTGAACGCCCTCAGACGTGGCCCTCAGATCATCGTTGGTACGCCTGGTCGTGTAATGGACCATATGCGTCGCGGTACACTTAAGCTAGATTCACTAAAAGCTATGGTGCTCGACGAAGCCGATGAGATGCTAAAAATGGGCTTCATCGACGATATCGAATGGATCCTTGAGCATACACCTAAGCAACGTCAACTTGCTCTTTTCTCTGCGACTATGCCAGAGCAAATTAAGCGTGTTGCCAATAAATATTTGACAGAGCCAGTTCACGTCAAGATTGCTGCGACAACTACGACAGTTGAAACCATCGAACAACGTTTCGTTCAAGTGTCACAACATAACAAGCTTGAAGCTCTGGTACGTGTTTTAGAAGTTGAGAAGACCGAAGGTATTATCATCTTCGTTCGTACTCGTAACAGTTGTGTTGAACTTGCTGAAAAGCTTGAAGCTCGCGGCTATGCATCATCGCCACTTCATGGTGATATGAACCAGCAAGCCCGTGAGCGTGCTGTTGATCAGCTTAAGCGCGGCAAGTTAGACATCATTATTGCAACAGACGTCGCAGCTCGCGGCCTAGATGTTGAGCGTATCGGACACGTAGTTAACTACGATATCCCATATGATACTGAAGCTTACGTTCACCGTATTGGTCGTACAGGTCGTGCAGGCCGTACGGGTATGGCCATTCTTTTTGTTACACACAGAGAAATGCGTATGCTGCGCACTATCGAACGTGCGACTAAGAGCCGTATCTCTCCCATGGATGTCCCAAGCCCAGAAACAGTAACTGAACGTCGTCTATCTCGTCTAGGTGAGCAAGTTGCAGAGGTTATTGCTAAAGACTCTTTAGACTTCATGAAGGGTGCAGTTGCGAAGCTATGTCAAGAGCTAGAAGTCGATACCGATGTACTTGCAGCTGCATTACTACAGCAAGTTCAGAAAGATCGCCCGCTACAGTTACCATCGATTCACGAACGTCAACGTGATAGCCGTGATGATCGTAACTCTCGTGACCGCAATGATCGCGGTGACCGGCCTGCTCGTGGCGAGCGCAGTGAGCGTCCACGTCGTGATTCACGCCCGACTCCTAGTAATTTAGGTACAGCTGACTCACTTAAAGACAATCCAGACGTTAAGATGTGTCGCTACATCATAGACGTTGGCCGTGACAATGGCGTTGGTGTCGGTAACATTGTTGGTGCAGTAGCTAATGAAGCTAACATCGACAGCCGTTACATAGGTCAAATTCAGTTGTTCGATCAAATAACAGCTATCGACCTTCCTGCCGGAATGCCAGCGGATGTACTACAACACCTTAGGAAAGTGCGTGTTTGTGGTAGACCTCTGAACATTCGTGAATCGGAAGGTGCTGAACTGCCTTCAGGTGGAGATAGCCGTCCGGCACGTCGTCCACGTAAAGCCTCAAGCGATCGTCGTCCATCAGGTGACAGAAAACCACATCGTAAAGGTGGCGCTCCTAAAGAGAGCTAA
- a CDS encoding NAD(P)/FAD-dependent oxidoreductase codes for MDKVDAVVVGAGVVGLAIAARLSSKLSNVLIIDKHQRFGEETSSRNSEVIHAGIYYPEQSLKAKLCVEGKLALYEYCQKRKVPFSRLGKLIVAQNSDQHAYLEDLQLRARNNGVEDLVWQSHRDLHRFSSELKASTGLLSPSTGILDSHRYMQSLLAEAESNGAMLAANTQFIGAEPTDKGFNLSLDIDGEVMSLQSRYLINSAGLYSTDVAKNIAGAGKENIPELYWCKGHYFSYTGKSPFSKLVYPVPERNIAGLGVHATVDIGGQLKFGPDTQYISRSTIPDYSIDTSLKPKFLEAIKCYFPGIDANKLQASYSGIRPKLQGPNTSFADFRIDGSEAHGIEGLINLFGIESPGLTASLAIAKHVAEQLEINK; via the coding sequence ATGGATAAAGTTGATGCTGTCGTTGTGGGCGCAGGAGTCGTGGGGCTGGCAATAGCGGCGAGGTTAAGCAGTAAGCTTTCCAATGTACTCATCATAGATAAGCACCAGAGATTCGGTGAAGAGACCAGTAGCCGTAACAGTGAGGTGATCCATGCTGGTATCTATTATCCCGAGCAGAGTTTAAAAGCTAAGCTCTGCGTCGAGGGCAAGCTGGCACTGTATGAATACTGCCAAAAAAGAAAAGTCCCATTTAGCCGCTTAGGTAAGCTCATTGTGGCCCAGAATTCAGATCAGCATGCATATTTAGAAGACTTGCAGCTTAGAGCCAGAAACAATGGTGTAGAAGATCTTGTATGGCAATCGCATCGAGACCTGCATCGATTTTCATCTGAGTTAAAGGCATCTACCGGGCTTCTCTCTCCATCGACCGGCATCTTAGATAGCCACCGTTACATGCAAAGCCTTCTGGCTGAGGCCGAGTCCAATGGCGCCATGTTAGCAGCTAATACTCAGTTTATAGGGGCCGAGCCCACAGATAAGGGATTTAATCTAAGTCTGGATATTGATGGCGAAGTCATGTCACTGCAGAGTCGCTATCTTATCAATAGTGCTGGTTTGTACTCTACTGATGTCGCTAAGAACATTGCTGGGGCGGGTAAAGAAAACATTCCTGAACTCTATTGGTGTAAAGGCCACTATTTTTCTTATACTGGCAAGAGTCCATTTTCAAAGCTTGTCTATCCTGTACCTGAGAGAAATATCGCAGGGCTTGGCGTCCACGCTACTGTAGACATAGGTGGGCAACTAAAATTTGGACCCGATACTCAGTACATCTCTCGCTCGACAATACCTGACTACAGCATAGACACAAGCCTGAAACCCAAGTTCCTAGAGGCAATAAAGTGTTATTTCCCGGGCATAGATGCGAACAAACTACAGGCGAGTTATTCGGGAATACGGCCTAAGCTTCAAGGGCCTAACACTAGTTTTGCAGACTTCCGTATAGATGGCAGCGAAGCACACGGCATAGAGGGGCTGATTAATCTGTTTGGCATAGAGTCTCCAGGGCTCACCGCCAGTCTAGCGATAGCTAAGCATGTAGCTGAACAGCTTGAGATCAATAAATAG